The Lycium ferocissimum isolate CSIRO_LF1 chromosome 1, AGI_CSIRO_Lferr_CH_V1, whole genome shotgun sequence genome includes a region encoding these proteins:
- the LOC132054293 gene encoding cytochrome c biogenesis CcmF C-terminal-like mitochondrial protein, with amino-acid sequence MCCEHFHFEPLIFSREAKLERIEQMVQLHNFFFFITSMVVPRGTAAPVLLKWFVSRDVPTGALFSNGTIIPIPIPSFPLLVYLHSRKFIRSADGAKSGVLVRASRPILLPDIIGRSSSETRARNALFRFVPVLHFLLLESKGDFSYLESFCGVLRLLFFRTFFFLPRDRSAKPERARRRKGQTLRPNGNEQRRNEKMRCLGHPHLERRVEGFGPVAFPVPPSSGGACVEGAPPEIGLEALTLPTSRELMAVGHDYYQKAPMKMNISHGGVCIFMLGVLLSCDPAAYVRPVAHASYLFRAGGVNSDSIRVFNPAAEMLS; translated from the coding sequence ATGTGTTGCGAACACTTTCATTTTGAGCCTCTCATCTTCTCTAGAGAAGCAAAACTCGAACGGATAGAACAGATGGTCCAACTacataactttttctttttcattactTCCATGGTCGTGCCTCGTGGCACGGCAGCACCCGTACTATTGAAATGGTTCGTCAGTAGAGATGTTCCCACAGGTGCCCTTTTTTCCAATGGTACTATAATTCCTATTCCTATCCCTTCATTCCCTCTTTTGGTCTATCTACATTCCAGGAAATTCATACGCTCCGCGGACGGAGCAAAAAGTGGAGTCTTGGTCAGAGCAAGCCGCCCTATTCTATTACCAGACATAATTGGGAGAAGCTCATCCGAAACTAGAGCTAGAAACGCTTTATTTCGTTTCGTTCCCGTTCTTCATTTCCTTCTTCTCGAATCCAAGGGGGACTTCTCATATTTAGAATCTTTCTGCGGTGTGCTCCGTTTACTATTCTTTCGtactttcttctttttaccACGCGATAGGTCAGCGAAGCCTGAGCGGGCGCGGAGAAGGAAAGGCCAAACACTTCGGCCTAACGGGAATGAGCAACGACGAAATGAGAAGATGAGGTGCCTCGGGCACCCCCATTTAGAAAGAAGGGTCGAAGGTTTTGGGCCTGTAGCTTTCCCCGTCCCCCCTTCGTCGGGCGGTGCTTGTGTGGAGGGTGCGCCACCAGAAATCGGGCTTGAAGCTCTCACCTTACCAACAAGCCGAGAGCTGATGGCTGTTGGTCACGACTACTATCAAAAAGCTCCTATGAAGATGAATATTTCACATGGAGGAGTGTGCATCTTTATGTTGGGTGTTCTTCTGTCGTGCGACCCGGCGGCTTATGTGCGACCTGTGGCCCACGCCTCCTATTTGTTCAGGGCGGGCGGCGTGAACTCTGATTCGATCCGGGTATTCAATCCCGCCGCTGAGATGCTCAGTTGA